One stretch of Chitinophaga pendula DNA includes these proteins:
- the cyoE gene encoding heme o synthase, protein MISENSIKLSSSYAVASKARDYFQLMKFNLTFMVVFSSVVGYLLVPGVGFDLIKVLLLFAGGLLVSGSANTINQILERDTDKLMARTAVRPLPSGRLSLTEASIVALITGTGGVFIMAMAFNWLSAGLSLFSLLIYGFVYTPWKKWNSLAVLVGAIPGALPPLIGWAAGANNLSEGGWSLFAIQFLWQFPHFWAIAWIAHKDYANAGFRLLPSAGAPSRITALQSAMYTLLLIPAGVAPYFLHLSGWISAIICILAGIFFLYRAVMLYRKCDVPAARKLMFGSYIYLTVIQLALLADKV, encoded by the coding sequence ATGATCAGCGAAAACTCCATAAAATTGTCGTCATCGTATGCAGTAGCCAGCAAGGCGAGGGATTATTTCCAGCTCATGAAGTTTAATTTAACCTTCATGGTGGTTTTTTCCAGTGTGGTGGGTTATTTATTGGTGCCGGGAGTAGGTTTTGACCTGATTAAAGTTCTTTTATTATTTGCCGGTGGATTGTTGGTATCTGGTTCTGCCAATACCATTAACCAGATATTGGAACGGGATACGGATAAACTGATGGCACGTACCGCTGTAAGGCCGTTACCATCAGGAAGACTCTCTCTTACTGAGGCATCCATTGTAGCACTTATTACCGGTACTGGTGGAGTGTTTATAATGGCAATGGCTTTCAACTGGTTAAGTGCCGGGTTGAGCTTGTTCTCCCTGCTCATTTATGGATTTGTGTATACACCCTGGAAGAAATGGAATTCACTGGCAGTGCTGGTGGGGGCTATTCCAGGTGCTTTACCGCCATTGATCGGATGGGCGGCAGGTGCTAACAACCTGAGCGAAGGAGGGTGGTCACTGTTTGCAATACAATTCCTCTGGCAGTTTCCGCATTTTTGGGCAATAGCCTGGATTGCACATAAGGATTACGCCAATGCGGGATTCCGGTTGTTGCCATCGGCAGGTGCACCCAGCAGAATAACGGCGCTGCAGTCAGCAATGTATACCTTATTGCTTATTCCTGCAGGGGTAGCTCCTTACTTCCTGCATTTGTCAGGATGGATCTCAGCTATCATTTGCATATTGGCAGGTATATTTTTCCTTTACCGGGCCGTGATGCTGTATAGAAAATGTGATGTGCCGGCAGCCAGAAAGCTGATGTTCGGGTCTTATATCTACCTGACTGTGATACAGCTGGCGTTGTTGGCAGATAAAGTATAA
- a CDS encoding cytochrome c oxidase subunit 3, with the protein MMQTMSLQRKKIHPHKYALWIAMASITMMFIGFTSAYVVKRAQANWTTFALPHIFWVSTAVILASSATMQLAVKNFKERNMIRYKQLITLTAILGVAFAVCQWFGFVQMYKNGLPLNGPASASFIYVIAGVHILHVLGGVVVLLIMFARAYRTRVRTYSAVPAEVAATYWHFVDVLWLYLLIFFSIAR; encoded by the coding sequence GTGATGCAAACAATGAGTTTACAACGAAAGAAAATACATCCGCACAAATATGCCCTATGGATTGCTATGGCCAGCATTACAATGATGTTCATAGGATTCACCAGTGCATACGTTGTAAAACGAGCTCAGGCAAACTGGACGACATTTGCACTGCCGCATATCTTCTGGGTTTCTACAGCGGTTATTCTGGCCAGCAGTGCTACTATGCAGCTTGCCGTGAAGAACTTCAAGGAGCGCAATATGATCCGCTATAAGCAGTTGATCACATTGACTGCGATATTAGGTGTAGCTTTTGCGGTATGTCAATGGTTTGGTTTTGTGCAGATGTATAAAAACGGGTTACCGCTTAACGGACCGGCTTCTGCTTCTTTTATTTATGTGATTGCGGGTGTACATATCCTGCACGTTTTAGGCGGCGTGGTGGTTTTACTGATCATGTTTGCCAGGGCTTACCGAACGAGAGTACGTACCTACAGTGCAGTACCTGCTGAAGTGGCCGCTACCTATTGGCATTTTGTAGATGTCCTGTGGTTATATCTTTTAATATTCTTTAGCATCGCTAGATAA
- a CDS encoding cytochrome c oxidase subunit 3, whose protein sequence is MDTAVTAKKKWWSGGYSPFNVSYGKLMMWYFLMSDAFTFGALLISYGTIRFMSTSWPDPNEVFKSAPLMGHANLPLVFVSIMTFILIMSSVTMVLAVHAGHMRDRKSVVKWMIWTIIGGALFLACQAWEWTHLFHEGAWWGRNPFANVDGTAASSNFTNFFFTITGFHGLHVTSGVILNIVILMNVLKGTYEHRGHYEMVEKVGLYWHFVDLVWVFVFTCFYLL, encoded by the coding sequence ATGGATACAGCAGTTACAGCGAAGAAAAAATGGTGGAGCGGAGGATATTCTCCCTTTAACGTGAGCTACGGAAAGTTGATGATGTGGTACTTCCTGATGTCGGATGCTTTTACTTTTGGTGCATTGCTGATATCATATGGTACTATCCGCTTCATGAGCACATCCTGGCCTGACCCTAACGAGGTGTTCAAGTCTGCTCCCTTGATGGGCCATGCTAATCTGCCACTGGTGTTTGTGAGTATCATGACCTTTATCCTGATCATGAGTTCTGTAACAATGGTGTTGGCGGTGCATGCAGGACATATGCGTGATCGTAAGAGCGTTGTCAAATGGATGATCTGGACTATCATTGGTGGTGCATTATTCCTGGCTTGTCAGGCTTGGGAATGGACACATCTTTTCCATGAAGGTGCATGGTGGGGACGTAATCCTTTTGCGAATGTTGACGGTACCGCTGCTTCTTCCAACTTTACTAACTTCTTCTTTACAATTACTGGTTTTCACGGTTTGCACGTAACTTCTGGTGTGATCCTGAATATTGTGATCCTGATGAATGTGCTGAAAGGTACTTATGAGCATCGTGGTCACTATGAGATGGTGGAGAAAGTAGGTCTGTACTGGCACTTTGTGGATCTGGTATGGGTATTTGTATTCACTTGTTTCTATTTGTTGTAA